TCATCATGTCTTATCGTAGTTTTTCAGCCTTTTTCAATACTGGTTTCATCAGAGGTCTATGCGCAGAATTTTGTAAAAATTACCAAAGGCGCTTTTGTGGCTGATTCGGTGGATCATAACGGGGCTGCGTGGATCGATTATGACAATGATGGCGATCTTGACATTTTTACCGTTGGTGCAACTGCTCCAAATAATTTTGCCGCTTTGTATCGCAACGATGGCAATGATCTGTTCACAAAAATTACTTCCGGTGAGTTAGTGAATATTGCCAGCGGATGGTTTGGAACTTCCTGGGCCGATATTAATAACGATGGTAACCTCGATGTTCTCATGGCTGGTGGTTTTACACGTATGGGCAGTATGGTGTACAACGGCAATGGCAGAGGCGGGTTTCGCCGCAACGAGTCGTGGTTTCCATGGAATGAAGTAATTCTTGGATGGGCCGGCGCGTGGGGAGACTATGACAATGATGGTCATGTCGATCTCGTAGTCATTCATCCGTTTAATTTCGTGGGAACGCCGGCGTCGAGCAATTTTTTATTTCATAACAATGGCGACGGTACGTTTGCCGAGATTAACAACACTCCGATCACAGCCAATACAGCGCCGTTTACCGTAGGAACGTGGTCCGATTACGATCAGGATGGCGATATCGATTTGTTTATCGGCAGCGGCCCGGCAAATGGAACCCTGGCAACGGATTTCCATTTTAAAAATATGTTGAAAGAAACCGGAAAGGCAACGTTTCAGCCGATCACGGACAGTTTAATTGCAACGGATTCGTTGGACGGACAAATATGGAACTGGATCGACTATGACAACGACGGCGATTTTGATGCCTACATGACCAATTATTTTGCACCGACTGGGATGGCGAATCGTCTGTATCGGAATGAAGGTGGAAAATTCATACGCGTTATGGATGCAGGACCGATTGTCACGGATGTCGATATTTCATTAGCCAATGTATGGGGCGATTATGACAACGACGGTGATCTGGATTGTTACGTTGCCAATGGTGGGCGTCGTACTGCAAACAAATATTATCGAAATAATGGCGATGGTACTTTCGAAAGTATCGTTACACCGGCTAGTGAAGCAGATTCGACCATTTGCTGGGGTGCTACAGCCGGCGATTACGATAATGACGGCGACCTGGATTTATTTGTGGCGACCAAACTTATGTTTCGTCAGGGTCAGCCGCCCC
This genomic window from bacterium contains:
- a CDS encoding CRTAC1 family protein; protein product: SSCLIVVFQPFSILVSSEVYAQNFVKITKGAFVADSVDHNGAAWIDYDNDGDLDIFTVGATAPNNFAALYRNDGNDLFTKITSGELVNIASGWFGTSWADINNDGNLDVLMAGGFTRMGSMVYNGNGRGGFRRNESWFPWNEVILGWAGAWGDYDNDGHVDLVVIHPFNFVGTPASSNFLFHNNGDGTFAEINNTPITANTAPFTVGTWSDYDQDGDIDLFIGSGPANGTLATDFHFKNMLKETGKATFQPITDSLIATDSLDGQIWNWIDYDNDGDFDAYMTNYFAPTGMANRLYRNEGGKFIRVMDAGPIVTDVDISLANVWGDYDNDGDLDCYVANGGRRTANKYYRNNGDGTFESIVTPASEADSTICWGATAGDYDNDGDLDLFVATKLMFRQGQPPRPVPDWLFRNDLDKTNHWINIRCIGKTSNRSALGTKIKTKATINGKTVMQIREISAQNTFNGQNDLRVHFGFGQTKMIDEVTILWPSGKTEAFKNVKADQFLVATEGEGIK